From a single Candidatus Omnitrophota bacterium genomic region:
- a CDS encoding B12-binding domain-containing radical SAM protein, whose translation MKKLVYIIQAPPFWLKNPPLSLIYLRNYLEKKGIATGIIDLNINLFTRTNQTVANWLTLNKEFEKNLFALTEKHYPEILEDVYSKIKSADFVGFSLTKRNSHFSFSLAEKIKSNFPNKKIIFGGPEVLSLERKGKLDPRYYWVIGEGEMAFENIITDGKNKILRYQELADLDHLPFYDFAGLDASNYSKTLPLFSLRGCPHQCSFCSERLLYKKVRQHSVKYMLRQIKLLKAKYQTNSFVFLDSLINYRKTWLKNFCQSLINDNFQINWEAQIRVDKKIPLELAKLMKSSGCYNLFVGLESGSDKMLKKMNKGFDSANALSFFETLNKAGLHFEISLIFGYPGENEQDFQETLSFIKKHKKLIPKIAQANPFSDYLNAYPVQGESLKQAKQRVEKFLALVKKEKIRYTKSFINNLIY comes from the coding sequence ATGAAAAAATTAGTCTATATCATTCAGGCTCCGCCATTTTGGTTAAAAAACCCTCCACTTTCACTGATCTATTTAAGAAACTATTTAGAAAAAAAAGGTATTGCTACCGGAATAATTGATTTAAATATCAACCTGTTTACACGAACCAATCAAACAGTAGCAAATTGGCTAACTCTGAATAAAGAATTTGAAAAGAACCTTTTTGCCTTAACTGAAAAACACTATCCGGAAATACTAGAAGATGTGTATAGCAAAATAAAAAGTGCTGACTTTGTTGGTTTTTCACTCACCAAACGAAATAGCCATTTCTCATTCTCGTTGGCTGAAAAAATAAAAAGTAATTTCCCTAATAAAAAAATAATCTTTGGCGGACCGGAAGTTTTATCTTTAGAAAGAAAAGGTAAATTAGACCCCCGATACTACTGGGTTATCGGCGAAGGCGAAATGGCCTTTGAAAATATAATTACTGACGGAAAAAATAAAATATTACGCTATCAAGAATTAGCTGATCTTGATCATCTGCCATTTTACGATTTCGCAGGTCTTGATGCCTCTAACTATTCTAAAACCTTACCACTGTTTTCCTTGCGCGGTTGCCCCCACCAATGTAGCTTTTGCTCGGAGCGTTTACTTTACAAAAAAGTACGTCAGCATTCAGTGAAATATATGCTTCGTCAAATCAAGCTACTTAAAGCTAAATACCAAACTAATTCCTTTGTATTTTTAGACTCATTAATAAACTACCGAAAAACTTGGTTAAAAAATTTCTGTCAAAGTTTAATAAATGATAACTTTCAAATAAACTGGGAAGCCCAAATTAGGGTTGACAAAAAAATTCCCCTAGAATTGGCTAAATTAATGAAGTCTAGCGGTTGTTACAATCTTTTTGTTGGCCTTGAAAGTGGCTCAGATAAAATGTTGAAAAAAATGAACAAGGGTTTTGATTCAGCGAATGCCCTGAGCTTTTTCGAAACTCTTAATAAAGCCGGATTACATTTTGAAATCAGCCTTATTTTTGGCTACCCCGGAGAAAATGAGCAAGACTTTCAAGAAACCCTCAGCTTTATTAAAAAACATAAAAAACTAATTCCAAAAATTGCTCAAGCCAACCCCTTCTCTGATTATCTTAACGCTTATCCTGTTCAGGGAGAATCTCTAAAACAAGCAAAACAAAGAGTAGAAAAATTCTTAGCCCTCGTTAAGAAAGAAAAAATACGTTATACCAAAAGCTTCATTAATAACCTTATCTACTAA
- the hemW gene encoding radical SAM family heme chaperone HemW: MPESLYIHIPFCKNKCFYCDFYSITYESELAQKYIGVLCQQIENASADFKTIYIGGGTPSVLDLRLWQKLLISLRKVSKNCQEFSLEANPESLDSAKLDLFLEMGVNRISIGLQSLDDRKLKKLGRIHSATEAVKKVEQARARGFRNISIDLIFGVWNESLEGWQKELARAVKLSVDHISLYGLTYEKNTDLFRKLKSHQIKPLNDHIIAEMYSDSVNYLAEQGFLRYEVSNFSKAGYECRHNLNYWDNGPYQAFGPSAVAYHNGCRKQYISDLCSYVDGFESAKQIVATSEELNPEFRAKETAAIKIRTRTGIESDWFKQKTGFDFFALEAKVLAELNTEGLVAYRGGRGKSKTIFLTDKGFLFADRVSSAFL, from the coding sequence ATGCCTGAATCACTCTATATCCACATTCCTTTTTGCAAGAATAAATGTTTCTACTGTGATTTTTACAGTATTACTTATGAGTCTGAACTGGCTCAGAAATATATTGGTGTATTGTGTCAGCAAATTGAAAATGCTAGTGCTGATTTTAAGACTATTTATATTGGCGGAGGTACTCCGAGCGTTTTAGATCTCCGGTTATGGCAGAAACTTTTAATTAGTTTAAGAAAGGTGTCTAAAAATTGTCAGGAGTTCAGCTTAGAAGCAAATCCTGAAAGTTTAGATAGCGCTAAGCTTGATTTATTTCTTGAAATGGGAGTTAATCGAATAAGTATTGGCTTACAATCCCTAGATGATCGAAAGCTTAAGAAATTAGGTAGAATTCATTCGGCAACTGAGGCAGTTAAAAAAGTCGAACAAGCTAGGGCTAGAGGTTTTCGTAATATAAGTATTGATTTGATTTTTGGAGTCTGGAACGAGAGCTTAGAGGGTTGGCAGAAGGAGTTGGCAAGGGCAGTAAAACTTTCGGTGGATCACATTTCACTTTATGGCTTAACCTATGAGAAAAATACCGACCTTTTTAGAAAATTAAAAAGTCATCAGATAAAACCGTTAAATGATCATATTATCGCCGAGATGTATAGCGACAGTGTTAACTATCTAGCCGAGCAAGGATTTTTGCGTTATGAGGTGTCTAATTTTTCAAAAGCCGGTTATGAGTGTCGACATAACCTTAACTATTGGGATAATGGCCCTTATCAAGCTTTTGGACCCTCGGCAGTCGCCTATCACAATGGCTGTCGTAAGCAGTATATTTCGGATCTTTGCTCTTACGTTGATGGTTTTGAATCGGCCAAGCAGATAGTGGCTACTAGCGAAGAACTTAACCCTGAGTTTCGAGCAAAGGAAACAGCAGCCATAAAGATAAGAACCAGGACGGGTATAGAGTCTGATTGGTTTAAGCAAAAAACTGGTTTTGACTTTTTTGCCCTAGAAGCTAAGGTTTTGGCGGAGCTCAATACAGAAGGTTTGGTGGCTTATCGGGGTGGCAGGGGTAAGTCAAAAACAATATTTTTGACTGATAAGGGTTTTTTGTTTGCCGATAGAGTTTCTTCGGCTTTTCTTTAA
- the rfaE1 gene encoding D-glycero-beta-D-manno-heptose-7-phosphate kinase, which translates to MKVDKKKLKSIVSRFAKKNILVVGDLILDHHIFGKVDRISPEAPVPVVWARQESFTCGGAANVGLNLRAFDSGVSLSGVIGKDHFGKTLFSHIKSRMIGTDLIVKDSKRPTTLKTRIMAHHQQVVRVDWESVEFLSSRINQAILSKIKSNIDDYDGVIIEDYGKGVINPNLVEELVKLCKKKKKIITVDPKEEHFDYYENVTALTPNLNEAQAAVNTKIRKKKDIEFLGEIIMKKLNPKALLLTLGEDGMMLFTGSTPHHIPTQAHEVFDVTGAGDTVIAVFTLALSCGATYKEAAIISNFAAGIVVGKLGAATTSKKELFEKIDGYSN; encoded by the coding sequence ATGAAAGTAGATAAGAAAAAGCTAAAAAGCATTGTTTCGCGTTTTGCCAAAAAGAATATTTTGGTAGTAGGGGATCTTATCCTCGATCACCATATTTTTGGCAAGGTCGACCGTATTTCTCCGGAAGCTCCAGTTCCGGTAGTCTGGGCCCGGCAGGAGAGCTTTACCTGTGGTGGCGCAGCCAATGTCGGCCTTAACTTAAGGGCTTTTGATTCGGGAGTGAGCCTTTCTGGGGTAATCGGAAAGGATCACTTTGGCAAGACCCTATTTTCGCATATTAAAAGTAGAATGATTGGTACTGATCTTATTGTTAAGGATAGTAAGCGGCCCACCACCTTAAAGACGCGAATAATGGCTCATCATCAGCAGGTAGTTAGGGTAGATTGGGAGTCGGTAGAATTTCTTTCTTCTAGAATTAATCAGGCAATTTTAAGCAAAATTAAAAGTAATATTGATGATTATGATGGAGTCATTATTGAAGATTATGGTAAGGGTGTTATAAATCCTAATTTGGTTGAAGAGCTGGTGAAACTTTGCAAGAAGAAAAAAAAGATAATTACCGTTGATCCCAAGGAAGAGCATTTTGATTATTATGAAAATGTGACTGCACTTACCCCTAACCTTAATGAAGCTCAGGCAGCAGTTAATACTAAGATACGCAAGAAAAAGGATATAGAGTTTTTAGGTGAGATTATTATGAAGAAATTAAACCCTAAGGCATTACTGTTGACTCTTGGCGAAGATGGGATGATGTTGTTTACTGGGTCAACCCCACACCATATACCAACTCAGGCTCATGAGGTTTTTGATGTCACTGGGGCCGGTGATACAGTGATTGCCGTTTTCACTCTTGCTTTAAGCTGCGGCGCTACCTATAAGGAGGCAGCCATAATTTCTAATTTCGCTGCCGGAATTGTAGTTGGAAAGCTTGGTGCAGCTACAACGAGTAAAAAAGAGCTTTTTGAAAAAATAGATGGATATAGCAACTAA
- the kdsB gene encoding 3-deoxy-manno-octulosonate cytidylyltransferase codes for MDIATKVIGVIPARYESTRLSHKLLRNLKGKPLIQWTWEAAKEAHQLDELIIACDHSELKNCAESFGAQVVLTSPAQPSGTDRIAEAVSDLDVKIVVNIQADEPLIHPSIIDNLVQEMLANPDISMTTAKTRIDQDQEINNPNAVKVVCDKDGWAIYFSRFAIPYYRGQSTDRNYYKHLGIYAYTKDFLYTFKNLEPSALEKAEKLEQLRVLESGYRIKVIETKFNSWGVDTEEDLQQVERILIEGK; via the coding sequence ATGGATATAGCAACTAAAGTAATTGGAGTTATACCAGCTCGCTATGAGTCAACTAGGTTATCTCATAAGCTGTTGCGTAATTTAAAAGGTAAGCCTCTTATCCAGTGGACCTGGGAGGCAGCCAAAGAAGCACATCAGCTTGATGAGCTTATTATTGCTTGCGATCATTCTGAACTTAAAAATTGCGCCGAGAGTTTTGGCGCTCAAGTTGTCTTAACTTCTCCGGCTCAACCTTCAGGTACCGACCGAATTGCTGAGGCAGTTTCTGATTTGGATGTAAAAATAGTTGTGAATATCCAGGCTGATGAGCCGTTGATTCACCCTTCGATAATTGATAATTTGGTTCAAGAGATGTTAGCTAATCCGGATATCTCAATGACCACGGCAAAGACAAGAATAGATCAAGATCAGGAAATAAATAACCCAAACGCAGTCAAGGTTGTTTGCGATAAGGATGGCTGGGCAATATACTTTTCACGTTTTGCAATTCCTTATTATCGTGGTCAGAGCACAGATAGGAATTATTATAAGCATTTAGGTATTTATGCTTACACGAAAGACTTTCTTTATACTTTTAAGAATCTTGAACCTTCAGCCTTAGAGAAGGCTGAGAAGCTAGAGCAACTTAGAGTTCTAGAGTCTGGATACAGGATAAAGGTTATTGAGACTAAGTTTAACTCTTGGGGAGTTGATACTGAAGAGGATTTACAACAGGTTGAACGTATCCTAATTGAGGGAAAGTAG
- the kdsA gene encoding 3-deoxy-8-phosphooctulonate synthase: protein MKLNKKFVVIAGPCVIESKSSTLEIASYLKESLKDYPVEFIFKASFDKANRTSLGSFRGPGLAKGIKILEEVKKKLGLPILSDVHTPEQVGQVKDVLDIIQIPAFLCRQTDIVIEAAKTKKTVNIKKGQFISPTDVKHILKKIESTGNKNIIITERGSCFGYNNLVVDFRSFLIMKKFGYPVIFDATHSLQRPSARGGISGGDREFVQPMSLASVACGVDGLFLEVHPDPEEALSDKYTSYSLKNLSGLIKKAMGLRAVVKER from the coding sequence ATGAAACTAAACAAGAAATTTGTAGTTATCGCTGGTCCTTGTGTAATCGAAAGTAAAAGTTCAACTTTAGAGATTGCGAGCTATTTAAAGGAAAGTTTAAAGGACTACCCGGTTGAATTTATTTTTAAGGCTTCCTTTGATAAGGCAAATCGTACTTCCTTGGGTTCTTTTAGGGGGCCGGGCTTAGCAAAAGGCATAAAAATATTGGAAGAGGTTAAAAAGAAGCTTGGCTTACCAATTCTTAGCGATGTGCACACTCCTGAACAAGTTGGGCAGGTAAAAGATGTTTTGGATATTATTCAAATACCAGCCTTTTTGTGTCGGCAGACGGATATAGTTATTGAGGCGGCTAAAACTAAAAAAACCGTCAATATTAAAAAAGGTCAGTTTATTTCGCCAACCGATGTTAAACATATTTTAAAAAAGATAGAATCTACCGGTAACAAAAATATTATTATTACCGAAAGAGGAAGTTGTTTCGGCTACAATAATTTAGTAGTTGATTTTAGATCATTTTTAATTATGAAGAAGTTTGGTTATCCGGTAATTTTCGACGCAACACATTCTTTGCAGCGACCATCGGCCCGTGGTGGAATTTCTGGCGGGGATCGGGAATTTGTTCAACCGATGAGTCTGGCTTCGGTTGCTTGTGGAGTGGATGGTCTGTTTTTGGAAGTTCACCCGGACCCTGAAGAAGCCTTGTCGGATAAATACACTTCTTATTCTTTAAAGAATCTGAGTGGGTTAATAAAAAAGGCTATGGGCTTGAGAGCGGTAGTGAAGGAAAGGTAG
- a CDS encoding KpsF/GutQ family sugar-phosphate isomerase produces the protein MKRFKSKEILDWADEVLSTEIAGIDKLKKSLNQKFLDAVAILYGCRGRIVVTGMGKAGIIGQKFSATLSSTGSSSFWLHAAEAVHGDLGRIKDNDVVVVLSYSGETDEIKHLVPFIKKIGAKTIAITGRVSSSLARYSDSVISVKVDKEACPLGLAPTTSTTAMLAVCDALSVVLQKMKGFKQKDFALFHPRGSLGRKLLLSVKDAMRTRKYNPVVSEDALVKDVLLKITTLHAGAASIVDKTGRLVGIFTDGDLRRNLERYPQLLRKRVALVMTKDPTVVKDTDLASQALRILEKKKIDEVPVVDAKYRPVGMLDIQDLIAAGII, from the coding sequence ATGAAACGTTTTAAAAGTAAGGAAATATTAGATTGGGCCGATGAAGTGCTATCGACCGAGATAGCCGGCATTGACAAACTTAAGAAGAGCTTAAATCAGAAATTTCTCGATGCGGTAGCCATTCTTTATGGTTGTCGCGGCAGGATCGTAGTTACTGGAATGGGCAAAGCCGGTATAATCGGCCAAAAATTTTCAGCTACTCTTTCTTCAACTGGGTCATCATCGTTTTGGCTTCATGCTGCTGAGGCAGTTCACGGAGATTTAGGCCGAATAAAAGATAACGATGTAGTGGTAGTGTTATCTTATAGTGGAGAGACCGACGAGATAAAACATCTAGTTCCTTTCATAAAGAAAATTGGCGCAAAAACAATTGCAATTACCGGAAGAGTTTCATCTAGCTTAGCTCGTTATTCGGATAGTGTTATCAGCGTTAAAGTGGACAAGGAGGCCTGCCCTTTAGGTTTAGCCCCGACGACTTCTACTACGGCAATGCTTGCGGTTTGCGATGCTCTCTCGGTAGTTTTACAAAAGATGAAGGGATTCAAACAGAAAGATTTTGCTCTTTTCCACCCACGGGGATCTTTGGGCAGGAAATTACTTTTGAGTGTCAAAGATGCAATGCGTACTCGAAAATATAACCCGGTAGTTTCTGAAGATGCTTTAGTTAAAGACGTACTTTTAAAAATAACCACTCTCCATGCTGGAGCAGCTTCGATAGTAGACAAGACTGGTCGTTTGGTTGGCATTTTTACCGATGGGGACTTAAGGCGTAATTTAGAGCGTTATCCACAACTGCTAAGGAAACGGGTAGCTTTAGTCATGACTAAGGATCCGACAGTGGTGAAAGATACGGATTTAGCCTCCCAGGCTTTGCGAATACTAGAGAAAAAGAAGATTGATGAAGTTCCGGTTGTTGATGCTAAATATCGGCCGGTAGGCATGCTTGATATCCAGGATTTAATCGCCGCCGGAATT